In the Adlercreutzia equolifaciens DSM 19450 genome, one interval contains:
- the purE gene encoding 5-(carboxyamino)imidazole ribonucleotide mutase — translation MAEETPVVGIIMGSESDMPAMEPCMAQLDAMGVPYEVKVASAHRKPAVVHEWAETAHDRGIKVIIAAAGKAAHLGGAVAAFTPLPVIAVPMKTSDLGGLDSLLSMVQMPSGVPVACVAINGAKNAAILAVQMMGTNDEAMLQKVVDLKAEMAS, via the coding sequence ATGGCAGAAGAGACGCCGGTAGTCGGCATCATTATGGGATCGGAATCGGACATGCCGGCCATGGAGCCGTGTATGGCCCAGTTAGACGCCATGGGCGTGCCCTACGAGGTGAAGGTGGCGAGCGCCCATCGCAAGCCGGCCGTGGTGCACGAGTGGGCCGAGACCGCGCACGATCGCGGCATCAAGGTCATCATCGCCGCTGCGGGCAAGGCGGCGCACCTGGGTGGGGCCGTGGCGGCCTTCACGCCGCTGCCGGTTATCGCCGTGCCCATGAAGACGAGCGACTTGGGTGGTCTGGACTCGCTGCTTTCCATGGTACAGATGCCCTCGGGCGTGCCGGTGGCTTGCGTGGCCATCAACGGCGCGAAGAACGCCGCCATTCTGGCCGTGCAGATGATGGGCACGAACGACGAGGCCATGCTGCAGAAGGTGGTCGACCTGAAGGCGGAGATGGCCTCCTAG
- a CDS encoding universal stress protein — protein sequence MYKKILVPYDKSDPAKNALGAALDLAAGVPGAQITVLSVVDWHDFNAETFKIASRMSGVMGDTMDMDVISEVENEAIKADMDAIAENIAPLVGDAEGIGIAVVNGSPHDSITAYADEGGYDCIVMGHRGLGAVRGMLGSVCYSVLHKTNVPVLIVK from the coding sequence ATGTACAAGAAGATTCTCGTTCCCTACGATAAGTCCGACCCGGCGAAAAACGCCCTGGGGGCTGCGCTCGATCTGGCGGCCGGGGTGCCCGGCGCCCAGATCACCGTGCTGTCGGTGGTCGACTGGCACGACTTCAACGCCGAGACGTTCAAGATTGCCTCGCGCATGTCCGGCGTCATGGGCGACACCATGGATATGGATGTGATCTCCGAAGTGGAGAACGAGGCCATCAAGGCCGATATGGACGCCATTGCCGAGAACATCGCGCCTTTGGTGGGCGACGCCGAGGGCATCGGTATCGCGGTGGTGAACGGCTCGCCGCACGATTCCATCACGGCCTATGCCGACGAGGGCGGTTACGACTGCATCGTCATGGGCCATCGCGGTCTGGGTGCCGTGCGTGGGATGCTCGGCAGCGTGTGCTACTCCGTGCTGCACAAGACCAACGTGCCCGTGCTCATTGTGAAATAG
- a CDS encoding amino acid ABC transporter ATP-binding protein, which translates to MRISLDHLCKSFDGVEVLRDITFDEEVSALAIIGPSGGGKSTLLRIIGGLEAPTSGTMAVDGSPVSFDEASLRAYRATLGFVFQDGGLFHHMTALENVALPLRVVHGASSDEADDRARELLARLGLEDSLAKRPAQLSGGQKQRVAIARALAARPRLLLLDEPTSALDPEFTTEVLDVVRDLAEAGTRFIIVTHEMGFARHACDHVAFLYGGRLLEYGDAARVFDHPETPELTRFLSRLLEWSM; encoded by the coding sequence ATGCGCATTAGCCTCGATCATCTGTGCAAGTCCTTCGACGGCGTGGAAGTCCTGCGCGACATCACCTTCGATGAGGAGGTGTCGGCGCTCGCCATCATCGGCCCCTCCGGCGGCGGGAAATCCACGCTGCTGCGCATCATCGGCGGCCTGGAGGCACCCACATCCGGCACCATGGCCGTAGACGGCAGCCCCGTCTCCTTCGACGAGGCGTCTTTGCGCGCCTACCGCGCCACCTTGGGCTTCGTCTTCCAAGATGGCGGCCTGTTCCACCACATGACCGCTTTGGAAAACGTGGCGCTTCCCTTGCGGGTGGTTCATGGCGCCAGCTCCGACGAGGCCGACGATCGCGCCCGCGAGCTACTCGCGCGCCTCGGTTTGGAAGACTCCCTGGCCAAGCGGCCAGCCCAGCTGTCCGGCGGCCAAAAGCAGCGCGTCGCCATCGCCCGCGCGCTCGCCGCCCGCCCGCGCCTTCTTCTGCTGGACGAGCCCACAAGCGCCCTAGATCCGGAATTCACCACCGAAGTGCTCGACGTCGTGCGCGACCTCGCCGAAGCCGGCACGCGCTTCATCATCGTCACCCATGAGATGGGCTTCGCCCGCCACGCCTGCGACCACGTCGCCTTCCTCTATGGCGGCCGCCTTCTGGAGTACGGCGACGCCGCCCGCGTTTTCGACCACCCCGAAACCCCCGAACTCACCCGCTTCCTCAGCCGCCTTCTGGAATGGAGCATGTAA
- a CDS encoding transporter substrate-binding domain-containing protein: MNLSLSRSFPIAKAALAAAVIACTFALACSLTGCASGGTDSSSADADNTSASTDGKTLRVAMELAYPPFETKDDAGNPEGLAVDFIRDFGAAYGYDVQIENTAWDGLIPSLQSDKADLVISSMTITDERKQSVDFSDAYAMAQLAILANANSGVASIDDLNQPGKKVAVKTGSTGDVYATKNLTNAEIVRLADESACVTEVVQGKADGFLYDQLTIYRNHQANPDTTEAVFIPFQDAEEWGIAVKKGNTELLDQLNAFIAQSKTDGEFDRLTEKYLSEEKKAFDQYGFKWFFDFE; encoded by the coding sequence ATGAACCTTTCCCTATCCCGCAGCTTCCCCATCGCGAAGGCGGCCCTTGCTGCCGCCGTCATCGCCTGCACCTTCGCCCTGGCCTGCAGTTTGACCGGCTGCGCGTCGGGCGGCACCGACAGCAGCAGTGCCGATGCCGACAACACCTCCGCCAGCACCGACGGCAAGACTCTGCGCGTGGCCATGGAACTGGCCTACCCACCCTTCGAAACGAAAGACGACGCCGGCAACCCGGAGGGCCTCGCCGTCGATTTCATCCGCGACTTCGGCGCCGCCTACGGCTACGATGTGCAGATTGAGAACACCGCCTGGGACGGCCTTATTCCCTCGCTGCAATCGGACAAGGCCGATCTGGTTATCAGTTCCATGACCATTACCGACGAGCGCAAGCAGTCCGTGGACTTCTCCGACGCCTACGCCATGGCCCAGCTGGCCATTCTGGCAAACGCGAATTCCGGCGTGGCTTCCATCGACGACTTGAACCAGCCGGGCAAGAAGGTGGCCGTGAAGACCGGCTCCACCGGCGATGTGTACGCCACGAAGAACCTGACCAATGCGGAGATCGTTCGCCTGGCCGACGAGAGCGCGTGCGTGACTGAAGTGGTGCAGGGCAAGGCCGACGGCTTCCTGTACGACCAGCTAACCATCTACCGCAACCATCAGGCGAACCCCGATACCACCGAGGCCGTGTTCATCCCCTTCCAGGACGCCGAGGAGTGGGGCATCGCCGTGAAGAAGGGCAACACGGAGCTGCTCGACCAGCTGAACGCCTTCATCGCGCAGTCGAAAACCGACGGCGAGTTCGACCGCCTAACCGAGAAGTACCTCTCCGAGGAAAAGAAGGCCTTCGACCAGTACGGCTTCAAGTGGTTCTTCGATTTCGAGTAA
- a CDS encoding ABC1 kinase family protein gives MATFEEFMKVAEISIKDKTSHKRMNEIVRIMRQHKVLHGLTPEQAVEVLQALGPTYVKIGQLASNRSDLLPKAYCDAFEKLRDDANPMPFDVVIEQIDRAYGKSWHEVFASIDPVPLGAASIAQVHKATLLDGTTVAVKVRRPGVAESMAEDIMLMKHLLALGEFASNSHRDILLSLEGFIEEIERTTASEVDFTSELHNLMRFHDELADEEGVTSPVAYPQYSCESVLVMEFVQGTEISHTQALREQGIDVNALARRVCQSYVTQVLDDGFFHADPHPGNILVRDGDVVWIDLGMVGTLTVSERMLVGKVFTAVATDNAYLLKEAVMGLVHVLGPVDHGALLEALSRLLAEYSTAEMKEINVGTVLTEVIEVLRGQNMMMTSSVTMLARGFVTIEGVMAQVAPDISVIEIVSKHVIAQQADPKFLATQLIDLATTSAASAEALAKLPTQLSNTLEMIDRGQIKVNGDIEVSSRILATAYASVGRISLALLSAGLFLGSSILCTTAMQPQLLGVPLLGVLGYVGAFVLGAYTVFHILVSRHRLLNNEEPR, from the coding sequence ATGGCCACGTTCGAGGAGTTCATGAAGGTCGCCGAGATTTCCATCAAGGACAAGACCTCTCACAAGCGCATGAACGAGATTGTGCGCATCATGCGGCAGCACAAGGTGCTGCACGGGCTTACCCCCGAGCAGGCCGTGGAAGTACTGCAGGCGCTCGGCCCCACGTACGTGAAAATCGGCCAGCTGGCCTCGAACCGTTCCGATCTTCTGCCCAAGGCCTACTGCGACGCCTTCGAAAAACTGCGCGATGACGCGAATCCGATGCCGTTCGATGTGGTGATCGAGCAGATCGACCGCGCATACGGGAAGTCGTGGCACGAGGTGTTCGCCTCCATCGATCCGGTGCCTTTGGGTGCGGCCTCCATTGCTCAGGTGCACAAGGCGACGCTGCTCGACGGCACAACGGTGGCGGTAAAGGTGCGCCGGCCGGGTGTGGCCGAATCCATGGCCGAGGACATCATGCTCATGAAGCACTTGCTGGCCTTGGGCGAGTTCGCTTCCAATTCCCATCGCGACATCCTGCTGTCGCTCGAGGGCTTCATCGAGGAAATCGAGCGCACGACGGCCAGTGAGGTGGATTTCACCTCCGAGCTGCACAACCTCATGCGCTTCCACGACGAGCTGGCCGACGAAGAGGGGGTCACGTCCCCGGTGGCCTACCCGCAGTACTCGTGCGAGTCGGTGCTCGTCATGGAGTTCGTCCAGGGCACGGAAATTTCCCACACGCAAGCGTTGCGCGAGCAGGGGATCGACGTGAACGCGCTCGCGCGCCGCGTGTGCCAAAGTTACGTGACCCAGGTGCTCGACGACGGGTTCTTCCATGCCGACCCGCATCCGGGCAACATCCTCGTGCGTGACGGAGACGTGGTGTGGATCGATCTGGGCATGGTGGGCACGCTGACGGTGTCGGAGCGGATGCTCGTCGGGAAGGTGTTCACGGCGGTGGCCACCGATAACGCCTATCTGCTGAAGGAAGCGGTGATGGGCCTCGTGCATGTGCTGGGCCCGGTGGATCACGGGGCGCTGCTCGAGGCGCTCTCGCGGTTGCTCGCCGAGTACAGCACCGCCGAGATGAAGGAAATCAACGTGGGCACTGTGCTCACCGAGGTCATCGAGGTGCTGCGTGGCCAGAACATGATGATGACCTCGTCGGTGACCATGCTTGCCCGCGGATTCGTGACCATCGAGGGGGTCATGGCCCAAGTGGCGCCCGATATCAGCGTCATCGAGATCGTGTCGAAGCACGTCATCGCCCAGCAGGCCGACCCGAAGTTTTTGGCGACGCAGCTGATCGATCTCGCCACGACGAGCGCCGCTTCGGCCGAGGCCTTGGCGAAGCTGCCGACCCAGCTGTCGAACACTCTGGAGATGATCGATCGCGGGCAGATCAAGGTGAACGGCGACATCGAGGTGTCCTCGCGCATCCTCGCCACCGCCTACGCCTCGGTGGGCCGCATATCGTTGGCGCTGCTGTCTGCGGGGCTGTTCCTGGGGTCGTCTATCCTGTGCACCACGGCTATGCAGCCGCAGCTGCTCGGCGTGCCCCTGCTCGGCGTGCTCGGCTACGTGGGCGCCTTCGTGCTGGGCGCCTACACGGTGTTCCACATCCTGGTCTCCCGCCATCGCCTTCTCAACAATGAGGAGCCGCGGTAG
- a CDS encoding 4Fe-4S binding protein: MLTIPEVYDLFDQIGCCSFATLDGRGGVDSRIAHFFACDEEGLYLRTMDVKPFYRQLVEGGKLSVCGEKTAAPCSWDDDNMPHFQPGFMVRVSGDVRLLTREEVTEKAAANPQFNVAIYDINKYPETRVLVLHSAWGELYDYDFNMVHRDHKILRERFAWGGATFEAPGLSITDACIECGACADACTHKAIVAGTPYAILGERCDECGNCYHVCPAGAVISKGVSKD; this comes from the coding sequence ATGCTCACCATCCCCGAAGTCTACGACCTTTTCGACCAAATCGGCTGCTGCAGCTTCGCCACCCTCGATGGGCGCGGCGGCGTCGATTCCCGCATCGCGCACTTCTTTGCCTGCGACGAGGAGGGCCTCTACCTGCGCACCATGGACGTGAAGCCCTTCTACCGCCAGCTTGTGGAAGGCGGCAAGCTGTCCGTTTGCGGCGAGAAAACCGCCGCGCCCTGCAGCTGGGATGACGACAACATGCCGCATTTCCAGCCAGGCTTCATGGTGCGCGTCTCCGGGGATGTGCGCCTGCTCACGCGGGAGGAGGTGACCGAGAAGGCAGCGGCAAACCCGCAGTTCAACGTCGCCATATACGACATCAACAAGTACCCCGAGACCCGCGTGCTCGTGCTGCATTCCGCCTGGGGCGAGCTGTACGACTACGACTTCAACATGGTGCACCGCGACCACAAGATCCTCCGCGAGCGCTTCGCCTGGGGCGGTGCGACTTTCGAGGCGCCAGGGCTTTCCATCACCGATGCGTGCATCGAGTGCGGTGCCTGCGCCGATGCCTGCACCCACAAGGCCATCGTGGCCGGCACGCCCTACGCCATCCTCGGCGAACGCTGCGACGAGTGCGGCAACTGCTACCATGTCTGCCCTGCCGGCGCTGTCATCAGCAAGGGCGTTTCGAAAGATTAG
- a CDS encoding MarR family winged helix-turn-helix transcriptional regulator: MPPHGDIVSLMSRTLGAANRYLVELMAREGLAGIVPSHGDILMQLFAHDAMSMAALAEAIGKDPSTVTALVRKLANAGYVEKAPNPRDRRMCEVRLTDAGRALEPAMDRVSHTLITTLTNSIPAADLAATCRTMKAMQKNMSAADDSESKREPDSEPAAETRGDHR, from the coding sequence ATGCCCCCTCACGGCGATATCGTCAGCCTTATGAGCCGCACGCTCGGCGCGGCCAATCGTTACCTGGTGGAGCTCATGGCCCGCGAAGGGCTCGCCGGCATCGTGCCCTCCCACGGCGACATCCTCATGCAGCTGTTCGCCCACGACGCGATGTCCATGGCTGCTTTGGCTGAAGCCATCGGGAAGGATCCATCCACGGTGACGGCCCTCGTGCGCAAGCTGGCCAATGCCGGCTATGTGGAGAAAGCCCCCAACCCCCGCGACCGCCGCATGTGCGAGGTGCGTCTGACCGATGCGGGCCGCGCCCTGGAGCCGGCCATGGATCGCGTGTCCCATACGCTTATCACAACGCTGACAAATAGCATCCCCGCCGCCGACCTTGCCGCTACTTGCCGTACCATGAAAGCCATGCAAAAGAATATGAGTGCCGCAGACGATTCTGAATCGAAGCGTGAACCTGATTCCGAACCTGCAGCCGAAACCCGAGGAGACCACCGATGA
- a CDS encoding amino acid ABC transporter permease, whose amino-acid sequence MPHSTTSPTPRRPHRTMRPFTAAAGVPVPPAKAALNYLAVCVVVIAVVWASLAAAGISLNFDFVAQYRMRIWDGFCMTVGISAASLVASLALGVLVAAGQGARFLPLRYLCDFYVKIIRGTPLIVQVYFFYYIIGTAWGIDNRVLAGILILSLFSGAYIAEIVRGSLLSLDAGQMEAARAVGFTRAQTLRYVVAPQLVARTLPALTGQVASIIKDSSLLSVIAVIELTQTMREITATNYNFFGGFLLLGALYLVLTLPIMAVSRHFEKRLDYAH is encoded by the coding sequence ATGCCTCATTCCACGACTTCACCGACGCCCCGTCGCCCGCATCGGACGATGCGCCCCTTCACCGCTGCCGCGGGCGTACCCGTGCCCCCGGCGAAGGCGGCGCTGAACTACCTGGCCGTATGCGTAGTGGTCATCGCCGTGGTGTGGGCATCGCTGGCCGCGGCGGGCATCTCGCTGAACTTCGATTTCGTGGCCCAGTACCGCATGCGTATCTGGGACGGCTTCTGCATGACCGTGGGCATTTCGGCGGCGTCGCTCGTGGCGAGCCTGGCGCTCGGCGTGCTCGTGGCCGCGGGCCAGGGCGCGCGCTTCCTGCCGCTGCGCTATCTGTGCGACTTTTACGTGAAAATCATCCGCGGCACGCCGCTCATCGTGCAAGTGTACTTCTTCTACTACATCATCGGTACGGCCTGGGGCATCGACAACCGGGTGCTGGCGGGCATTCTCATCCTGTCGCTGTTCTCGGGTGCCTACATCGCCGAAATCGTGCGCGGCAGCCTGCTGTCGCTGGACGCGGGGCAGATGGAAGCGGCCCGAGCCGTCGGCTTCACCCGCGCCCAAACCTTGCGCTACGTAGTGGCGCCGCAGCTGGTGGCCCGCACGCTGCCGGCGCTCACGGGTCAGGTGGCCTCCATCATCAAGGACTCGTCGCTGCTGTCGGTCATTGCCGTCATCGAACTCACCCAAACCATGCGCGAGATCACCGCCACGAACTACAACTTCTTCGGCGGATTTCTGCTGCTCGGCGCGCTGTATCTGGTGCTCACGCTGCCCATCATGGCGGTAAGCCGCCACTTCGAGAAAAGGCTCGACTATGCGCACTAG
- a CDS encoding thiamine pyrophosphate-dependent enzyme, whose protein sequence is MAKKLLMGNEAFAHAALEAGVNVVAGYPGTPSSELVETVAKLHAAGAAQDVHVEWSTNEKAALEMLAGASYCGARVLFTCKQVGLNVASDALMSLNYVGTGGGCVLFVADDPGPISSQTEQDTRRFGSFAKVPVLDPATPEQGFAMMQAAFELSERYRTPVIVRPTTRINHASTFFEVAEETHGRPLPEEGFQKDPKWVIFPKRAYEGHGEINRRLAQIAWDYAHDPAFAQFNEVFEGGGEGEGACAQNGVEGAGASAPAVGIVAGGVSAAYAREALTLITSQAARAGIPVPRYRFIAVGTPYPFPTETAAAFAEGLTDVIVFEELDSVLEEEMLKLAGARRLPLRVHGKLTGEANDRGENTTENIAGRLARFFDRTDRSNGLAALVASTIGANDLSYEGPLPVRPPVLCAGCPHRGSFYAVKQALRGREAVLCGDIGCYTLGNAQPLDAVDTCLCMGAGITMAQGFAVAEPDKKQVAFVGDSTFFASAMTGIANAVYNGHDVTFAILDNATTAMTGSQPHPGTGVTLMGERRRPIVIEEVLHGLGIQHIGFANPHSLESSVAAARAALDYEGPSAIIFRAPCIQLKKPDAPMTIDADKCTGCKKCITSIGCPGIGFDEGLRGPKSGTRGQAFVDTSLCDGCALCVQVCPFDAIQGAVGFGGAVPTEPAIYAPNPDPFQTGPIPRVLTDEVNDFQETEIAGEPNETPGEVLGAAEGVPVAERIVHSEGPTGPLAGLPLSEEGGVR, encoded by the coding sequence ATGGCGAAGAAACTTCTGATGGGAAACGAGGCGTTTGCCCACGCGGCTTTGGAGGCCGGGGTGAACGTGGTGGCGGGGTATCCCGGCACGCCATCGTCCGAGCTGGTGGAAACCGTGGCGAAGCTGCACGCGGCGGGAGCGGCCCAGGACGTGCATGTGGAATGGTCCACCAACGAGAAGGCGGCGCTCGAGATGCTGGCCGGCGCGTCCTACTGCGGCGCGCGGGTGCTGTTCACCTGCAAGCAGGTGGGACTCAATGTTGCCTCTGATGCGCTCATGTCGCTGAACTATGTGGGCACGGGCGGCGGCTGCGTGCTGTTCGTGGCCGACGATCCCGGTCCCATTTCCTCCCAGACCGAGCAGGACACGCGCCGGTTCGGCTCCTTCGCGAAGGTGCCGGTGCTCGATCCGGCCACACCCGAGCAGGGTTTCGCCATGATGCAGGCCGCCTTCGAGCTGTCCGAGCGCTACCGCACGCCGGTCATCGTGCGTCCCACGACGCGCATCAACCACGCTTCCACGTTCTTCGAGGTGGCCGAAGAGACTCATGGCCGTCCGCTGCCTGAAGAAGGTTTCCAGAAGGATCCGAAGTGGGTCATCTTCCCCAAGCGCGCCTACGAGGGTCACGGCGAGATTAACCGCCGGTTGGCCCAAATAGCTTGGGACTACGCTCACGACCCCGCATTCGCGCAGTTCAACGAGGTGTTCGAAGGGGGCGGGGAAGGTGAGGGCGCTTGCGCTCAGAATGGCGTCGAAGGTGCTGGAGCGTCTGCTCCTGCGGTGGGTATTGTGGCTGGCGGCGTATCGGCAGCCTATGCTCGCGAGGCGCTGACGCTCATCACGTCTCAGGCCGCTCGTGCCGGCATCCCCGTGCCGCGCTACCGCTTCATAGCTGTGGGGACGCCGTATCCTTTCCCGACTGAGACGGCGGCGGCCTTTGCCGAGGGGCTGACCGATGTGATCGTCTTCGAAGAACTCGATTCCGTGCTGGAAGAGGAGATGCTGAAGCTGGCCGGGGCGCGCCGTCTGCCGCTGCGGGTGCACGGCAAGCTGACCGGCGAGGCTAACGATCGCGGCGAGAACACGACGGAGAACATCGCCGGCCGCCTGGCCCGGTTCTTCGACCGCACCGACCGCTCCAATGGGCTCGCCGCCCTGGTGGCGTCCACCATCGGCGCCAACGATCTCAGCTACGAGGGCCCGTTGCCCGTGCGGCCGCCGGTGCTGTGCGCGGGCTGCCCTCACCGCGGCAGCTTCTATGCCGTGAAGCAGGCGCTTCGCGGCCGTGAGGCTGTGCTGTGCGGGGACATCGGCTGCTACACGCTTGGCAACGCCCAGCCGCTCGATGCGGTGGACACCTGCCTGTGCATGGGCGCGGGCATCACCATGGCCCAGGGCTTTGCCGTGGCCGAGCCGGACAAGAAGCAGGTGGCTTTCGTGGGCGACTCCACGTTCTTCGCCAGCGCTATGACCGGTATCGCGAATGCAGTGTACAACGGCCACGACGTCACCTTCGCTATCCTGGACAATGCCACCACGGCCATGACGGGCAGTCAGCCCCACCCGGGCACGGGCGTCACGCTCATGGGCGAGCGGCGCCGTCCCATCGTCATTGAGGAAGTGCTGCACGGCCTCGGCATCCAGCACATCGGGTTCGCGAATCCTCACAGTCTGGAAAGCTCCGTGGCGGCGGCCCGCGCGGCCCTCGACTACGAGGGGCCCTCGGCCATCATCTTCCGTGCGCCGTGCATTCAGCTGAAGAAGCCCGATGCTCCAATGACGATCGATGCCGACAAGTGCACCGGCTGCAAGAAGTGCATCACCTCCATCGGGTGCCCTGGCATCGGCTTCGATGAGGGGCTGCGCGGTCCGAAGTCGGGCACGCGTGGTCAAGCTTTTGTGGATACGAGCTTGTGCGATGGCTGCGCGCTCTGCGTGCAGGTGTGCCCCTTCGACGCTATCCAGGGCGCCGTGGGTTTTGGCGGCGCGGTGCCGACAGAGCCGGCCATCTACGCCCCGAACCCCGATCCGTTCCAAACGGGGCCGATCCCTCGTGTACTGACTGATGAGGTGAATGACTTCCAGGAAACGGAGATAGCAGGCGAGCCGAACGAGACGCCTGGTGAGGTGTTGGGGGCAGCCGAAGGGGTGCCAGTGGCAGAACGCATCGTGCATTCCGAAGGGCCGACTGGCCCCTTGGCGGGATTGCCGCTGTCGGAGGAAGGAGGCGTGCGATGA
- a CDS encoding PspA/IM30 family protein, with protein sequence MGILDRFTSIVKANINELLDKAEDPEKMVDQYLREMTESLAEVREATAGVMAEEKRCKKLLDENREETEKYEELARKALAAGNEADARVFLAKKQELAGRAEGLTVAYEGAKANADKMRQMHDKLVADIEELNARKATIKAKAAVAKTQSKVNEMTSAGDRAEGARSAFDRMEAKADEMLDRANAVAELSEKPADPTEELAKKYAAAGAEAAVDDDLARLKKEMGLE encoded by the coding sequence ATGGGAATCCTCGATCGCTTCACCTCCATCGTGAAGGCGAATATCAACGAGCTTCTGGATAAGGCCGAAGATCCCGAGAAGATGGTCGACCAGTATCTGCGCGAGATGACCGAGTCGCTCGCCGAGGTGCGCGAGGCCACCGCTGGCGTCATGGCCGAGGAGAAGCGCTGCAAGAAGCTCCTCGACGAGAATCGCGAGGAAACGGAGAAGTACGAGGAGCTGGCTCGCAAGGCGCTCGCCGCCGGCAACGAGGCCGACGCCCGCGTGTTCCTCGCGAAGAAGCAGGAGCTGGCGGGGCGCGCCGAGGGCCTTACGGTGGCCTACGAGGGTGCGAAGGCCAACGCCGACAAGATGCGCCAAATGCACGACAAGCTTGTGGCCGACATCGAGGAGCTGAACGCGCGGAAGGCCACCATCAAGGCGAAGGCCGCCGTGGCGAAAACGCAGTCCAAGGTGAACGAGATGACTTCGGCCGGCGATCGTGCCGAGGGTGCTCGCAGCGCTTTTGACCGCATGGAGGCCAAGGCTGACGAGATGCTCGACCGCGCCAATGCCGTGGCTGAGCTGTCCGAGAAGCCGGCCGATCCCACCGAGGAACTCGCGAAGAAGTACGCCGCCGCCGGCGCCGAAGCCGCCGTCGACGACGATTTGGCCCGCCTGAAGAAGGAGATGGGCCTGGAGTAG
- a CDS encoding ATP-grasp domain-containing protein: MIGILYESDEWSDWKLGRELEAALAENALAEAVPAEANSQTATRESDAADNSWRHVRMINMEDADAVEQARSCAMLVSRVFASAAFRGHQRSHRAMEDIIALAEAEGIPLINPGRAHHFEIDKLLATETLRNAGITAPAIIAWGTPAELGRAAADLDDSRSVALSREEASEAWSPRASEAEIASHRWPRPTPDQWTYPCIIKPNCGGRTTHTAVLRSPAAARAFLSAAPNLVFIVEPYIEAAGGFLTRIEVVDSRIALVVKRSVATSGLSSYHEGSTYELYPDCPAAATDAVLEAARILDIQFGSFDVIEAAEDNFIIDANSVSNVSEDCTELFGFDLMAAYARALAARYHTLRNATN; encoded by the coding sequence GTGATCGGCATTCTGTACGAGTCGGACGAATGGTCCGACTGGAAGTTGGGGCGCGAGCTCGAGGCGGCACTGGCGGAGAACGCGCTCGCCGAAGCCGTTCCAGCTGAAGCGAACTCGCAGACAGCGACAAGAGAAAGCGACGCAGCCGACAATTCCTGGCGTCATGTGCGCATGATCAACATGGAAGACGCCGACGCCGTGGAACAGGCCCGCAGCTGCGCCATGCTCGTGAGCCGGGTGTTCGCGAGCGCAGCCTTCCGCGGGCACCAGCGTTCTCACCGGGCCATGGAAGATATCATCGCCCTGGCCGAGGCTGAGGGCATCCCGCTCATCAATCCTGGTCGCGCCCATCACTTCGAAATCGACAAGCTCCTGGCCACCGAAACGCTGCGCAACGCGGGCATCACGGCTCCAGCTATCATCGCATGGGGGACACCCGCCGAGCTCGGCAGAGCGGCGGCCGACCTCGACGATTCGCGCTCTGTTGCTCTCAGCCGGGAAGAAGCCTCCGAGGCTTGGAGTCCCCGTGCATCAGAAGCCGAAATCGCCTCCCACAGATGGCCCCGGCCGACCCCGGACCAATGGACCTACCCTTGCATCATCAAGCCGAACTGCGGCGGTCGCACCACGCACACCGCTGTGCTGCGCAGCCCTGCCGCCGCCCGCGCATTTCTGAGTGCAGCCCCCAATCTCGTCTTCATCGTGGAGCCTTATATCGAAGCCGCCGGCGGATTCCTCACGCGCATCGAGGTGGTGGACAGCCGCATCGCGCTCGTGGTGAAGCGGTCGGTGGCAACGAGCGGGCTCTCCTCCTACCACGAGGGCTCCACCTACGAGTTGTACCCCGACTGCCCCGCCGCCGCCACCGATGCCGTGCTGGAAGCGGCCCGCATCCTGGACATCCAGTTCGGCAGCTTCGACGTCATCGAGGCCGCCGAGGACAACTTCATCATCGATGCCAACAGCGTGTCGAACGTGTCGGAAGACTGCACCGAGCTATTCGGCTTCGATCTTATGGCCGCCTACGCCCGAGCGCTGGCCGCCCGCTACCACACGCTGCGCAACGCCACAAATTAG